One genomic window of Onychostoma macrolepis isolate SWU-2019 chromosome 25, ASM1243209v1, whole genome shotgun sequence includes the following:
- the rad52 gene encoding DNA repair protein RAD52 homolog isoform X1, whose translation MDHCGGRQEERKPLTASTCFGQHTYTAEEYQAVQNALRQKLGPEYISTRQAGGGQKVCYIEGHKVISLANEMFGYNGWSHSISQQNVDFVDLINGKFYVGVSAFVKVQLKDGSYHEDVGYGVSEGLKSKALSLEKARKEAVTDGLKRALKCFGNALGNCILNKEYLIAINKIPKQPPPPLDLDKTKRSDSEPSIEKARFDSLARVDSREFIKPAEPANIPLERIGSHPVRGGHESGAGSRTSLTNMAAHSGNTSAHQDSENRPSNTSSSAADMADLSSSDPPLDSKQQRKLRQQQLQQKFRQEMEAKKLLQEQKTQQSNASAESKQGQAVGPVNHSTPNGHVVTTKQEEYLADDPELWDFTLDGINMLDDHGTGSTEPPRPTTPSQHKMMTRSKTPQRAQYLRPPVQPQGHAVPQGQGGYGQYRSSDMRTTAGAGGPESPYRHGQMMKKRRLDT comes from the exons ATGGATCACTGCGGTGGGAGGCAAGAGGAGAGGAAACCTCTTACAGCCAGCACGTGTTTTGGGCAG CACACATACACTGCAGAGGAGTATCAGGCAGTCCAGAATGCTCTACGGCAGAAACTCGGACCTGAATATATCAGCACCAGACAGGCTGGAGGAGGGCAAAAA GTGTGCTATATTGAAGGTCACAAAGTTATAAGTCTGGCCAATGAAATGTTTGGTTATAATGGATGGTCTCACTCAATATCTCAACAAAATGTTG ACTTTGTGGACCTGATCAATGGGAAGTTTTATGTTGGAGTCAGTGCCTTTGTGAAGGTTCAGTTAAAG GATGGCTCGTACCATGAGGATGTAGGATATGGGGTGAGTGAAGGCCTCAAATCTAAAGCTCTGTCATTGGAAAAAGCAAGAAAAGAAGCCGTCACAGATGGACTGAAAAGAGCACTCAA GTGTTTTGGAAATGCACTTGGAAATTGTATTCTGAATAAGGAGTATCTCATAGCCATCAATAAAATACCAAAGCAG CCACCTCCTCCGTTAGACCTGGACAAAACCAAACGCAGTGATAGCGAGCCGTCCATAGAGAAGGCCAGGTTCGACAGCCTGGCCCGAGTCGACAGCAGGGAATTTATCAAACCGGCGGAACCAGCCAACATCCCCTTAGAGCGGATAGGAAGTCACCCTGTACGAGGAGGGCATGAGAGCGGTGCTGGATCCAGGACTTCATTGACAAACATGGCAGCACATTCTGGCAACACGTCAGCTCACCAGGACTCTGAAAACAGGCCCAGCAACACCTCAAG TTCAGCAGCTGACATGGCTGACCTGTCCTCGTCCGATCCTCCACTGGACTCCAAGCAGCAGAGGAAGCTGAGACAGCAGCAGCTGCAGCAAAAGTTCAGACAGGAAATGGAGGCTAAGAAGCTGCTACAGGAGCAGAAAACCCAGCAGTCCAACGCTTCCGCTGAGTCCAAGCAAG GACAGGCTGTAGGTCCTGTTAACCACAGTACACCAAACGGACACGTGGTGACAACCAAGCAGGAGGAGTATCTGGCTG ATGATCCGGAATTATGGGACTTTACTCTGGACGGCATCAATATGCTCGACGATCATGGAACCGGCTCCACAGAACCTCCCCGTCCCACGACACCGAGCCAGCACAAGATGATGACGCGCAGCAAGACCCCGCAGAGAGCCCAGTACCTGAGACCACCAGTTCAACCTCAGGGCCATGCTGTTCCTCAAGGCCAGGGAGGATATGGCCAGTACAGATCCTCAGACATGAGAACTACAGCGGGAGCAG
- the rad52 gene encoding DNA repair protein RAD52 homolog isoform X2 has product MDHCGGRQEERKPLTASTCFGQHTYTAEEYQAVQNALRQKLGPEYISTRQAGGGQKVCYIEGHKVISLANEMFGYNGWSHSISQQNVDFVDLINGKFYVGVSAFVKVQLKDGSYHEDVGYGVSEGLKSKALSLEKARKEAVTDGLKRALKCFGNALGNCILNKEYLIAINKIPKQPPPPLDLDKTKRSDSEPSIEKARFDSLARVDSREFIKPAEPANIPLERIGSHPVRGGHESGAGSRTSLTNMAAHSGNTSAHQDSENRPSNTSSSAADMADLSSSDPPLDSKQQRKLRQQQLQQKFRQEMEAKKLLQEQKTQQSNASAESKQDDPELWDFTLDGINMLDDHGTGSTEPPRPTTPSQHKMMTRSKTPQRAQYLRPPVQPQGHAVPQGQGGYGQYRSSDMRTTAGAGGPESPYRHGQMMKKRRLDT; this is encoded by the exons ATGGATCACTGCGGTGGGAGGCAAGAGGAGAGGAAACCTCTTACAGCCAGCACGTGTTTTGGGCAG CACACATACACTGCAGAGGAGTATCAGGCAGTCCAGAATGCTCTACGGCAGAAACTCGGACCTGAATATATCAGCACCAGACAGGCTGGAGGAGGGCAAAAA GTGTGCTATATTGAAGGTCACAAAGTTATAAGTCTGGCCAATGAAATGTTTGGTTATAATGGATGGTCTCACTCAATATCTCAACAAAATGTTG ACTTTGTGGACCTGATCAATGGGAAGTTTTATGTTGGAGTCAGTGCCTTTGTGAAGGTTCAGTTAAAG GATGGCTCGTACCATGAGGATGTAGGATATGGGGTGAGTGAAGGCCTCAAATCTAAAGCTCTGTCATTGGAAAAAGCAAGAAAAGAAGCCGTCACAGATGGACTGAAAAGAGCACTCAA GTGTTTTGGAAATGCACTTGGAAATTGTATTCTGAATAAGGAGTATCTCATAGCCATCAATAAAATACCAAAGCAG CCACCTCCTCCGTTAGACCTGGACAAAACCAAACGCAGTGATAGCGAGCCGTCCATAGAGAAGGCCAGGTTCGACAGCCTGGCCCGAGTCGACAGCAGGGAATTTATCAAACCGGCGGAACCAGCCAACATCCCCTTAGAGCGGATAGGAAGTCACCCTGTACGAGGAGGGCATGAGAGCGGTGCTGGATCCAGGACTTCATTGACAAACATGGCAGCACATTCTGGCAACACGTCAGCTCACCAGGACTCTGAAAACAGGCCCAGCAACACCTCAAG TTCAGCAGCTGACATGGCTGACCTGTCCTCGTCCGATCCTCCACTGGACTCCAAGCAGCAGAGGAAGCTGAGACAGCAGCAGCTGCAGCAAAAGTTCAGACAGGAAATGGAGGCTAAGAAGCTGCTACAGGAGCAGAAAACCCAGCAGTCCAACGCTTCCGCTGAGTCCAAGCAAG ATGATCCGGAATTATGGGACTTTACTCTGGACGGCATCAATATGCTCGACGATCATGGAACCGGCTCCACAGAACCTCCCCGTCCCACGACACCGAGCCAGCACAAGATGATGACGCGCAGCAAGACCCCGCAGAGAGCCCAGTACCTGAGACCACCAGTTCAACCTCAGGGCCATGCTGTTCCTCAAGGCCAGGGAGGATATGGCCAGTACAGATCCTCAGACATGAGAACTACAGCGGGAGCAG